A window of the Natronomonas salina genome harbors these coding sequences:
- a CDS encoding PrsW family intramembrane metalloprotease: MQDPVEARADEDEDLYDVASWEPRTALDRLAVKTHRRVLKASRWLVILLGVFVLVLILAGGAGAILIEDPFVLGLIVLSIVPAGLLALYIYRSDITTKEPPQLLAATFLLAILFAGFAAVVNSIFGFLQALGLVGIVLYYYLVVGPGEEAVKLLAVRLYAYRDGRFDSVIDGAVYGAVAGLGFATIENVLYITQGLQTPSSLLAASAASYAAQFSETVEAGGQLAAVRGLAGPGHVIYSAFAGYYLGLAKFNRENAGPIVAKGLLIAAFIHATYNTLVGIVPALVALVVPGVPLLVLFFGFVVVYDSLFFYVLYRKIRRYRRTYTRVHAGPDRAVDHDSELTEFDSR, translated from the coding sequence ATGCAAGACCCGGTGGAGGCCCGCGCCGACGAGGACGAGGACCTCTACGACGTCGCGTCGTGGGAGCCGCGGACCGCGCTCGACCGCCTGGCGGTGAAGACCCACCGCAGGGTCCTGAAGGCCAGCCGGTGGCTCGTCATCCTCCTCGGGGTGTTCGTCCTCGTCCTCATCCTCGCCGGGGGCGCCGGCGCCATCCTCATCGAGGACCCGTTCGTCCTCGGGCTGATCGTCCTCTCGATCGTCCCCGCGGGGCTGCTGGCGCTGTACATCTACCGCAGCGACATCACGACGAAGGAGCCGCCGCAACTGTTGGCCGCCACGTTCCTCCTCGCGATTCTGTTCGCCGGGTTCGCCGCCGTCGTCAACTCCATCTTCGGGTTCCTGCAGGCGCTCGGGCTCGTCGGCATCGTCCTCTACTACTACCTCGTCGTCGGCCCCGGCGAGGAGGCCGTCAAGCTGCTGGCCGTCCGGCTGTACGCCTACCGGGACGGCCGGTTCGACTCGGTCATCGACGGCGCCGTCTACGGCGCCGTCGCGGGGCTCGGCTTCGCCACCATCGAGAACGTCCTCTACATCACGCAGGGGCTGCAGACGCCGTCGTCGCTGCTCGCCGCGAGCGCCGCGTCGTACGCCGCCCAGTTCTCCGAGACCGTCGAGGCAGGCGGCCAGCTGGCGGCGGTCCGCGGCCTCGCCGGCCCGGGCCACGTCATCTACTCGGCGTTCGCCGGCTACTACCTCGGGCTCGCGAAGTTCAACCGCGAGAACGCCGGCCCCATCGTCGCGAAGGGGCTGCTCATCGCCGCGTTCATCCACGCGACGTACAACACGCTCGTCGGCATCGTCCCGGCGCTCGTCGCCCTGGTCGTCCCCGGCGTCCCGCTGCTCGTGCTGTTCTTCGGGTTCGTCGTCGTCTACGACAGCCTGTTCTTCTACGTCCTCTACCGGAAGATCCGGCGCTACCGGCGCACGTACACCCGGGTCCACGCGGGCCCCGACCGGGCGGTCGACCACGACTCGGAGCTGACGGAGTTCGACTCCCGGTAG
- a CDS encoding DUF7532 family protein has translation MHFDQRTQQALREFGLSTDDVREVSEAVVEATAEAAADLEAFFADRETVYSDMDLAHSADEFPEHDLEYVDLYTHADDLRGYVKFDGWGAYVEGGRVLSEDVVELSLGETVHDRVRFAADRDAL, from the coding sequence ATGCACTTCGACCAGCGCACCCAGCAGGCGCTCCGCGAGTTCGGCCTCTCGACCGACGACGTCCGCGAGGTGAGCGAGGCGGTCGTCGAGGCCACCGCCGAGGCCGCCGCCGACCTCGAGGCGTTCTTCGCCGACCGAGAGACCGTCTACTCCGACATGGACCTGGCCCACTCCGCCGACGAGTTCCCGGAGCACGACCTGGAGTACGTCGACCTCTACACCCACGCCGACGACCTCCGCGGGTACGTCAAGTTCGACGGGTGGGGCGCCTACGTCGAGGGCGGGCGGGTCCTCTCGGAGGACGTCGTGGAGCTGTCCCTCGGCGAGACCGTCCACGACCGCGTCCGCTTCGCCGCCGACCGCGACGCGCTATGA
- a CDS encoding ABC transporter ATP-binding protein, which yields MAAIQTRELSKRYGEVTALDSLSLTVDDGECYGFLGPNGAGKSTTINIFTGQLVPDSGSVRVAEVDPVEAPVEVRRHVGVLPESGRPPSFLTVREYFEFAAATRELDESTLEDRIDRWAERLEFAHKLDTLCTDLSQGERQKVLITQAFLHEPRVVFIDEPLTNLDPIMQERVKRFFETYREAGNTLFLSTHFVETAAEVCTQVGIINRGRLLEEIRPRGMDGDALLDRFFASVEDDVEAAALTR from the coding sequence AGACGCGCGAACTGTCGAAGCGGTACGGCGAGGTGACGGCGCTGGACTCGCTGTCGCTCACCGTCGACGACGGCGAGTGCTACGGCTTCCTCGGGCCGAACGGCGCCGGGAAGTCGACGACGATCAACATCTTCACCGGACAGCTGGTCCCCGACTCCGGCAGCGTCAGGGTCGCGGAGGTCGACCCCGTCGAGGCGCCCGTCGAGGTCCGCCGCCACGTCGGCGTCCTGCCGGAGAGCGGACGCCCCCCGTCGTTCCTCACCGTCCGCGAGTACTTCGAGTTCGCCGCGGCGACCCGGGAACTCGACGAGTCGACCCTCGAGGACCGTATCGACCGCTGGGCCGAGCGACTGGAGTTCGCCCACAAGCTCGACACCCTCTGTACGGACCTCTCGCAGGGCGAGCGCCAGAAGGTCCTCATCACGCAGGCGTTCCTCCACGAGCCCCGGGTCGTCTTCATCGACGAGCCGCTGACGAACCTCGACCCCATTATGCAGGAGCGGGTCAAGCGGTTCTTCGAGACCTACCGCGAGGCCGGCAACACGCTGTTCCTCTCGACGCACTTCGTCGAGACGGCCGCCGAGGTGTGCACCCAGGTCGGCATCATCAACCGCGGGCGCCTGCTCGAGGAGATCCGACCTCGCGGGATGGACGGCGACGCGCTGCTCGACCGGTTCTTCGCGTCGGTCGAGGACGACGTCGAGGCCGCGGCCCTGACGCGATGA